One genomic segment of Pogoniulus pusillus isolate bPogPus1 chromosome 21, bPogPus1.pri, whole genome shotgun sequence includes these proteins:
- the LOC135184832 gene encoding uncharacterized protein LOC135184832: MRCGAASPRVRRGGEPSRKWPSRKWRSGAVPAAGSAAAHRLGGLRSSLLNGDSAKQLMSCDGPETGFRTTSSSSPWVLFLLQSKEGATPSGRMCHTCPSFLLKSSLHCLVAAQTNQGWRKGTLSSEHETLVSDFFQRVSRRRQKRNWKAGGVPASPSGSAAIQAGLARVESWVGRNGIKCEEDSCRVLQLGKKQPREQDRLGAGGPGEQKDAHEPTMCPLWPRRTVPSWNGLEGLPGTAESHPSAPTNTVCTASPSSCSQRGSSVHSVPQATPNFPCLLVIPVSSQSLSVLPAPPNLLASALPVFLVSRVTSRSPCQCPPCGPSDLPVSPSIPNSLAVPAVAASAARSLSLLPVTANASQCSR; this comes from the exons ATGCGCTGTGGCGCCGCCTCGCCGCGCGTGCGCCGCGGAGGGGAGCCGAGCCGGAAGTGGCCGAGCCGGAAGTGGCGGAGCGGGGCAGTCCCGGCGGCGGGGAGCGCTGCCGCGCACCGGCTGGGGGGGCTGCGTTCTTCTCTCTTAAACGGCGACTCAGCGAAGCAACTGATGAGCTGCGACGGACCCGAGACAGGTTTTAGAACAACTTCT agctcttctccctgggtgctctttctgctgcagagcaaagaAGGAGCCACACCAAGTGGCAGAATGTGCCACACGtgcccttcctttctcctcaaG AGTTCTCTTCATTGCCTTGTGGCAGCACAAACCAATCAGGGCTGGAGAAAGGGAACACTTAGCTCTGAGCATGAAACTTTGGTGTCTGACTTCTTTCAAAGGGTGAGCAGaaggaggcagaagagaaaCTGGAAAGCGGGAGGagtgcctgccagcccctcaggcagtgctgccattcaggCAGGCCTGGCCAGGGTGGAGAGTTGGGTGGGGAGAAATGGAATAAAATGCGAGGAGGACAGCTGTAGAGTCTTGCAGCTGGgaaagaagcagcccagggagcaggataggctgggggctgggggcccTGGTGAACAgaaggatgcccatgagccaacaatgtgccctttgtggccaagaaggacagtgCCATCCTGgaatggattagaagggctCCCAGGAACTGCAGAATCTCATCCAAGTGCTCCCACTAACACTGTGTGCACTGCCAGCCCCTCCTCGTGCTCCCAGCGTGGCTCCAGTGTCCACTCAGTGCCCCAAGCGACCCCCAACTTCCCATGCCTCTTAGTTATCCCTGTGTCATCTCAGTCCCTCTCAgtgcttccagcccctccaaaTCTCCTTGCCAGTGCTCTCCCCGTTTTCCTAGTGTCCCGAGTAACCTCTAGATCTCCTTGCCAGTGCCCCCCATGTGGCCCCAGTGACCTCCCTGTTTCTCCCAGTATCCCAAACTCTCTTGCAGTGCCGGCAGTAGCAGCAAGTGCTGCCCGGTCTCTGTCACTGCTGCCAGTAACAGCCAATGCCTCCCAGTGCTCCCGGTGA